A genomic region of Pseudomonas migulae contains the following coding sequences:
- a CDS encoding carboxymuconolactone decarboxylase family protein, with translation MSRINTLSLEHATDATRPLLEGVQKKIGFLPNVFKTLAHAPAVLASYLQQSATLGKTSLSATEKEAISLATSQVNGCDYCLAAHTLFAGKAGLSAQDILSARNGQLNAFATLARQITESRGHLSSEQIEAARAAGIDDSKIIEVIAHVASQTLTNYLNNVALTDIDFPAIDA, from the coding sequence ATGAGCCGTATCAATACCCTGAGCCTTGAACACGCCACCGACGCTACCCGCCCGCTGCTGGAAGGCGTGCAGAAAAAAATCGGTTTTTTGCCCAATGTCTTCAAGACGCTGGCCCATGCACCTGCGGTGCTTGCCTCTTATCTGCAACAGTCGGCAACCCTCGGTAAAACGTCGCTGAGCGCCACCGAGAAAGAAGCGATCTCCCTCGCCACCTCTCAGGTGAATGGTTGCGACTACTGCCTGGCGGCCCACACCCTGTTTGCCGGCAAGGCCGGGTTGTCTGCGCAAGACATCCTCAGCGCCCGTAATGGCCAGCTCAATGCATTCGCCACCCTCGCCCGACAGATCACCGAAAGCCGCGGCCACCTGAGCAGCGAGCAGATCGAAGCGGCGCGAGCGGCTGGCATCGACGACAGCAAGATCATCGAAGTGATCGCTCACGTGGCGTCGCAGACCCTGACCAATTACCTCAACAACGTCGCCCTGACCGACATCGACTTTCCGGCGATCGATGCTTGA
- the ligD gene encoding DNA ligase D, whose amino-acid sequence MNKNLDDYNRMRDFSATSEPAAKRSAKKAAKDHALQYCIQKHDASRLHYDFRLELDGALKSWAVPKGPSLDPKVKRLAVHVEDHPIDYATFEGSIPEGHYGAGDVIVWDRGVWIPQEDPATAYAKGKLKFELQGEKLGGLWNLVRTHMPGKQEQWFLIKHQDSAAKPESDYDVVAAEPDSVLSDRTIVAKKSKAADKPKPIKKPARKVAEKKQSAQLTGAHKAKLPDLIKPELATLVEKAPDGEWSYEIKFDGYRIMARIDHGEVKLFTRNGHDWTHKLPKQAEALASLQLESAWLDGEMVVANEQGVPDFQALQNAFDSGRSGNILYYLFDMPYLNGVDLREVPVEERRVALATVLKPNEEPLLRFSDAFAEEPDALLNSACQMRMEGLIGKRLGSPYVSRRSSDWIKLKCKHRQEFVVVGYTDPKGSRNAFGALLLGLHDRDSGKLCYAGKVGTGFNETTLKSIYEQLKPLQTKKPSVVNPPTGFDAKGVHWLKPVLLAEIAFAEMTKEGSVRHAVFHGLRDDKPAEDITEERPKVVKKNTAEKPASRQKKASEKPASAPSQLGLGEGKVRITHPDRVIDASSGTTKVQLAEYYARVAEWILPELKDRPVALVRAPDGIAGELFFQKNAERLAIPGITTLDKELTGQPIMIINSAEALIGAVQMSTVELHTWNATSDNLDKPDRFVLDLDPDPALPWKSMVEATQLTLSVLDELGLKAFLKTSGGKGIHLVVPLTRKLGWDEVKDFSHAIVSHMAKLLPERFSAVSGPKNRVGRIFIDYLRNGLGATTICAYAARTREGLPVSVPIFREEVAGLKGGNQWNIHTVHERLAEVGDEPWADLKKTKQAITAEMRRRVGMKK is encoded by the coding sequence ATGAACAAGAATCTGGATGACTACAACCGCATGCGCGACTTCTCGGCGACCTCTGAACCGGCCGCCAAGCGATCGGCCAAGAAAGCCGCGAAAGATCACGCCTTGCAGTACTGCATCCAGAAGCACGACGCCTCGCGCCTGCATTATGACTTTCGCCTGGAGCTTGATGGCGCACTGAAGAGCTGGGCGGTGCCGAAAGGCCCGTCGCTGGACCCCAAGGTCAAGCGCCTGGCGGTGCATGTCGAAGACCATCCGATCGATTACGCCACGTTCGAGGGCAGCATTCCCGAAGGGCATTACGGTGCCGGTGACGTGATTGTCTGGGACCGTGGCGTGTGGATTCCGCAAGAAGATCCGGCCACGGCCTACGCCAAGGGAAAACTCAAGTTCGAGCTGCAAGGTGAGAAGCTCGGCGGCCTGTGGAATCTGGTGCGTACGCACATGCCGGGCAAGCAGGAGCAGTGGTTCCTGATCAAGCATCAGGACAGCGCGGCCAAGCCCGAAAGCGATTACGACGTGGTCGCGGCCGAGCCGGACAGTGTGTTGAGTGACCGGACCATCGTTGCGAAAAAGTCGAAGGCAGCGGACAAGCCCAAGCCCATCAAGAAACCGGCGCGCAAAGTCGCAGAAAAAAAACAGTCGGCGCAACTGACCGGTGCACACAAAGCGAAACTGCCGGACCTGATCAAACCCGAACTGGCGACGCTGGTGGAAAAAGCCCCCGACGGCGAATGGAGCTACGAGATCAAGTTTGACGGTTATCGGATCATGGCTCGCATCGACCATGGCGAGGTCAAGCTGTTCACACGCAACGGTCACGACTGGACTCATAAACTGCCGAAACAAGCCGAGGCACTGGCTTCTCTGCAATTGGAATCGGCCTGGCTTGACGGTGAGATGGTGGTGGCCAACGAGCAGGGCGTGCCGGACTTTCAAGCGCTGCAAAACGCCTTCGACTCCGGGCGCAGCGGCAACATTCTTTACTACCTGTTCGACATGCCTTACCTCAATGGCGTGGACCTGCGCGAGGTGCCGGTCGAAGAGCGACGCGTCGCGCTGGCGACGGTACTCAAACCGAATGAAGAGCCGTTGCTGCGATTCTCCGATGCGTTCGCCGAAGAACCCGACGCGCTGCTCAACAGTGCCTGCCAGATGCGGATGGAAGGGCTGATCGGTAAGCGCCTGGGTTCGCCGTACGTGTCGCGTCGCAGCAGTGACTGGATCAAGCTCAAGTGCAAGCACCGGCAAGAGTTTGTGGTGGTCGGCTACACCGATCCGAAAGGTTCGCGCAATGCCTTTGGCGCATTGCTGCTCGGGCTGCATGACCGGGACAGCGGGAAGCTGTGTTATGCCGGCAAGGTCGGCACCGGCTTCAACGAGACAACGCTTAAAAGCATCTACGAACAACTCAAACCGTTGCAGACCAAAAAGCCGTCGGTGGTCAATCCGCCGACCGGTTTTGACGCCAAAGGTGTGCACTGGCTCAAACCCGTTCTGCTGGCTGAAATTGCCTTCGCCGAAATGACCAAGGAAGGCTCGGTTCGCCATGCCGTGTTCCACGGTCTGCGCGATGACAAACCGGCGGAAGACATCACCGAGGAGCGTCCAAAAGTGGTGAAAAAAAACACGGCGGAAAAACCTGCCTCCCGCCAAAAGAAAGCCTCGGAAAAACCCGCGTCGGCGCCGTCACAACTCGGCCTGGGCGAGGGCAAGGTGCGGATCACTCACCCCGACCGGGTCATCGACGCCAGCAGCGGCACCACCAAAGTGCAACTGGCGGAGTATTACGCCCGCGTCGCCGAATGGATTCTGCCCGAACTGAAAGACCGTCCCGTGGCGCTGGTTCGCGCGCCGGACGGCATTGCCGGTGAATTGTTTTTCCAGAAGAACGCCGAGCGCTTGGCCATTCCGGGGATCACCACCCTCGACAAGGAACTCACCGGTCAGCCGATCATGATCATCAACAGCGCCGAGGCACTGATCGGCGCCGTGCAGATGAGCACCGTGGAGCTGCACACCTGGAACGCCACGTCGGACAACCTCGACAAGCCTGACCGCTTCGTTCTCGACCTCGACCCGGACCCGGCACTGCCGTGGAAAAGCATGGTCGAGGCGACGCAACTGACGCTATCGGTGCTGGATGAACTGGGGCTCAAGGCCTTCCTCAAGACCAGCGGCGGCAAAGGCATTCACCTCGTAGTGCCGCTGACCCGCAAGCTCGGTTGGGATGAAGTGAAGGATTTCAGCCACGCCATCGTCAGCCACATGGCCAAACTGTTGCCGGAACGGTTTTCCGCGGTCTCGGGGCCGAAAAACCGGGTGGGGCGGATCTTCATCGATTACCTGCGCAACGGCCTCGGCGCCACCACCATTTGTGCTTACGCTGCGCGCACCCGCGAAGGGCTGCCGGTGTCAGTGCCGATCTTTCGCGAGGAGGTGGCCGGGCTCAAGGGCGGCAATCAGTGGAACATCCACACGGTGCATGAACGCCTGGCCGAGGTGGGCGACGAGCCTTGGGCCGACCTGAAGAAAACGAAACAGGCGATCACCGCCGAGATGCGGCGGCGGGTGGGGATGAAGAAGTAG
- a CDS encoding AraC family transcriptional regulator → MDRLSTLLSHFGVSAGTFHSGTFCGTTGFDGEQACGHLHLLQAGELTLKLADEREIQLNQPTLIFFPRPFRHRLFAAEPSDTQLVCASLTFDGGAGNALAAALPDYLVLGLDEIPSMTGTLDWLFNEAFDGICGREAMMDRLFEVLVIQLLRHLLTNHQHSPGMMAGLADPRLARSLSLMHDAPGKAWTVGQLSSAANMSRASFAEHFRQVVGQTPVDYLVSWRISLAQKRLREGKSIALIAEEVGYESPSALARAFRRKTGVSPREWMRNGTLR, encoded by the coding sequence ATGGATCGCTTGTCCACGTTACTCAGCCATTTCGGCGTCAGTGCCGGAACCTTTCACAGCGGCACGTTCTGCGGCACCACGGGTTTTGACGGTGAGCAGGCGTGTGGGCACCTTCATTTGCTACAGGCCGGAGAGTTGACGCTCAAACTGGCCGACGAGCGCGAAATCCAGCTCAACCAGCCAACCCTGATTTTCTTTCCTCGACCCTTCCGACATCGCTTGTTTGCCGCTGAGCCGTCCGATACACAACTGGTGTGCGCCTCGCTGACCTTCGATGGCGGTGCAGGCAATGCGCTGGCGGCAGCCTTGCCCGATTACCTGGTGCTGGGGCTCGACGAAATACCGAGCATGACCGGCACACTGGACTGGCTGTTCAACGAGGCCTTCGACGGCATTTGCGGTCGCGAAGCAATGATGGACCGCCTGTTCGAGGTGTTGGTGATCCAGTTGCTGCGGCACCTGTTGACTAACCATCAGCACAGCCCCGGCATGATGGCCGGCCTGGCGGACCCGCGCCTGGCGCGCTCGTTGAGCCTGATGCATGACGCCCCCGGCAAAGCCTGGACCGTGGGGCAATTGTCATCGGCGGCCAACATGTCCCGGGCCAGCTTCGCCGAGCACTTTCGCCAGGTGGTGGGTCAGACGCCGGTTGACTATCTGGTGAGCTGGCGCATCAGCCTGGCGCAGAAGCGTTTGCGTGAAGGCAAGTCCATCGCCCTGATTGCCGAGGAGGTGGGCTATGAAAGTCCTTCGGCGCTGGCTAGGGCATTCCGGCGCAAGACCGGTGTCAGTCCGCGAGAATGGATGCGCAACGGGACGCTGCGATAG
- a CDS encoding polysaccharide biosynthesis/export family protein, with amino-acid sequence MLRFWLPVVCALAVLPSISNAVANDAAYLLSPGDKLNVSVWGEDKLKQDLIVLPNGSINFPLAGRVDVAGLDTTAVEEKIAAKLTKFIPDPQVSVVVTSTEGNLVYVQGKVVKPGPVHMSGQTSVLQALSQSGGLDKFADTDDIKVVRLNGTKQEILRVNYSKLMSGDDMSTNFLLKAGDTLVVP; translated from the coding sequence ATGTTACGTTTCTGGTTACCTGTGGTCTGCGCGCTGGCTGTTCTGCCCAGCATTTCCAATGCCGTTGCAAACGATGCTGCTTACCTGTTGAGTCCGGGTGACAAGCTCAACGTTTCTGTGTGGGGCGAAGACAAGCTCAAACAGGATCTGATCGTTCTTCCCAATGGAAGCATCAACTTCCCACTGGCGGGGCGGGTCGATGTCGCGGGGCTCGATACCACCGCAGTGGAAGAGAAAATAGCCGCCAAGCTAACCAAGTTCATACCCGATCCCCAGGTGAGCGTTGTTGTCACGAGCACCGAAGGCAATCTCGTGTACGTGCAGGGCAAGGTCGTGAAACCCGGCCCTGTGCACATGTCCGGTCAAACGTCAGTGCTGCAGGCATTGAGCCAGTCGGGCGGTCTCGACAAATTCGCCGACACGGATGACATCAAGGTCGTGCGACTCAACGGGACCAAGCAAGAGATCCTGCGGGTCAACTACAGCAAGTTGATGTCCGGCGATGACATGTCCACCAATTTTCTACTTAAGGCCGGCGATACGCTGGTTGTGCCTTAG
- a CDS encoding GumC family protein — protein MTTEYEMSVNDYIAIIKHHAVLLIVSCAAILGVSIAVAMSLPPTFESSGTILIESQQISPELVAANNGTFADERIEVIRQRVMTRENLAAIIDKYNLFSTQGRHLSVSEKIDEMRNAIGVTLVSAAIKGRGEVTIAFRLSFEHRQPEIATQVANELVTLFLNENIRQRTERANENTEFAKQEADKLEVALNAQDSRVAIFKELHSNALPENRELLSNMLTRAETDLKEVDRDYKAAREELRFNELELVAANTGVATKPGATGAAADKPQDLGSLKVEYARLQTLYTDAHPDVRAVKRKIAALEANKTVAGSAAVPVNMDVAKAQARIAATEARIRSLADQRQQTQQKISEYEAQIIEMPQVERGLITLMRDHDNAKKKYEEMRAKEMNARISESLEQENKAERFVLLEAPLMPEKPVRPNRKKVVAMGFVLAPVGAGALVMLLEMMSSRVRGAEALASVLGRRVLVSIPYIHTMAELERRKKWRTRLILCGIVLFAILLVLVHFLYMPLDQLAYKTLGRFA, from the coding sequence ATGACTACTGAATACGAAATGTCGGTCAACGACTACATTGCAATCATCAAGCACCACGCGGTGCTGTTGATCGTCAGTTGCGCTGCGATCCTTGGCGTGAGCATCGCGGTCGCGATGTCACTCCCGCCCACCTTTGAATCCTCCGGCACGATTCTGATCGAGTCGCAGCAAATCTCGCCTGAGCTGGTCGCGGCAAACAACGGCACCTTTGCCGATGAGCGCATCGAAGTCATTCGCCAGCGTGTGATGACCCGCGAGAACCTGGCAGCGATCATCGACAAATACAATCTGTTCTCTACTCAAGGCCGGCACTTGAGCGTTTCCGAGAAAATCGATGAGATGCGCAATGCGATTGGCGTCACCCTGGTCAGCGCCGCGATCAAGGGACGCGGGGAAGTGACGATTGCGTTTCGCCTTTCCTTTGAGCACCGCCAGCCAGAGATTGCCACCCAGGTGGCCAACGAGCTGGTGACGCTGTTTCTGAATGAGAACATCAGGCAGCGCACCGAGCGCGCCAATGAAAACACCGAGTTCGCAAAGCAGGAGGCGGACAAGCTCGAGGTTGCCCTGAATGCCCAGGACAGTCGCGTGGCGATATTCAAGGAGTTGCACAGCAACGCGTTACCCGAAAATCGGGAGTTGCTCTCGAATATGCTGACGCGCGCTGAAACCGACCTCAAAGAGGTCGACCGTGACTACAAGGCTGCCCGTGAGGAATTGCGTTTCAACGAGTTGGAGCTTGTCGCCGCCAACACCGGCGTAGCGACCAAGCCTGGAGCAACGGGTGCAGCGGCTGACAAACCGCAGGATCTGGGCAGCCTCAAGGTGGAGTACGCCCGGTTGCAGACGCTGTATACCGATGCCCACCCCGATGTGCGTGCCGTGAAACGCAAGATTGCCGCACTTGAAGCGAACAAGACGGTGGCGGGCAGTGCGGCAGTGCCCGTCAATATGGATGTAGCGAAAGCTCAGGCGCGGATAGCTGCCACCGAGGCGCGTATCCGGTCACTGGCGGATCAGAGGCAGCAGACGCAGCAGAAAATATCCGAATACGAAGCGCAGATTATTGAAATGCCTCAAGTCGAGCGCGGCCTGATCACGCTGATGCGCGACCATGACAACGCGAAAAAGAAATATGAGGAAATGCGCGCCAAAGAGATGAACGCGAGAATTTCCGAAAGCCTGGAACAGGAAAACAAGGCGGAGCGCTTTGTACTCCTGGAAGCGCCGCTGATGCCTGAAAAGCCGGTTCGGCCGAACCGCAAGAAAGTGGTCGCCATGGGCTTCGTGCTTGCCCCGGTGGGCGCTGGCGCACTGGTGATGCTTCTCGAGATGATGAGTTCGCGCGTGCGCGGTGCTGAAGCCCTGGCCAGTGTGCTCGGCAGACGCGTACTGGTTTCCATTCCCTACATTCACACCATGGCCGAACTGGAGCGCCGCAAGAAGTGGCGAACGCGCCTGATCCTGTGTGGAATCGTGCTGTTCGCGATCCTTCTGGTGCTCGTGCACTTCCTCTACATGCCTCTGGATCAGCTGGCGTATAAAACGCTGGGCCGGTTTGCATAA
- the grxC gene encoding glutaredoxin 3, translated as MNTVTLYTTDTCPYCRNAKILLASRGIAIQEINVQSEPGRFQEMLDRSGRRSVPQIFIGDTHVGGFDDLAKLDRQGGLMSMLA; from the coding sequence ATGAACACCGTAACGCTCTATACCACCGACACCTGCCCTTACTGCCGCAACGCCAAAATACTGTTGGCCAGTCGGGGGATTGCGATCCAGGAAATAAACGTTCAATCGGAACCGGGGAGATTCCAGGAGATGCTCGACCGAAGCGGACGTCGCAGCGTGCCGCAGATTTTTATCGGTGATACGCATGTCGGGGGTTTTGACGACCTGGCCAAACTTGATCGTCAGGGGGGGTTGATGTCGATGCTGGCCTGA
- a CDS encoding DUF3303 domain-containing protein, producing the protein MLFMVSWSISPQNRNTVIKRFLETKGAPPAGVKMLGRWHAVGGSSGFGIAETDDVVQIQKWVLQWNDLMNMEVHAALTDEQAGPLLAAAVSQQ; encoded by the coding sequence ATGTTATTCATGGTCAGTTGGTCGATCAGTCCGCAAAACCGCAACACCGTAATCAAGCGTTTCCTCGAGACCAAAGGAGCACCGCCCGCCGGCGTCAAGATGCTGGGGCGCTGGCATGCCGTCGGTGGCTCGAGCGGTTTTGGCATCGCAGAAACCGATGATGTCGTACAGATTCAAAAGTGGGTGCTGCAATGGAATGACCTGATGAACATGGAGGTGCATGCGGCACTCACCGACGAGCAGGCGGGGCCGCTGTTGGCGGCAGCTGTCAGCCAGCAATAG